Proteins encoded together in one Lathyrus oleraceus cultivar Zhongwan6 chromosome 5, CAAS_Psat_ZW6_1.0, whole genome shotgun sequence window:
- the LOC127081752 gene encoding uncharacterized protein LOC127081752 gives MADENESVISESSKKRGFLNNEDRKAICQILLCSSDANGNLIGTGVVERVAASYNVHRSVIYRIWKQLKDTGNVCHNRTQNCGRKRVQLDLELMRQVPLSKRSTYRSLACALNIPKTSLVRLHKVGVIRRHTNTLKPYLKEDNMIARLRFCLSMIDKNSLPHDLKFISMHNIVFIDEKWFYITRNKVTNYLHVDEEEPHRTCKSKNFISKVMFLCAVTRPRFDNEENETYSGKIGIFPFVYEQPARRSSVNRVAGTIETKHIASVTREVNKAYLINKVLPAIENMWPREDVGKKIFIQQDNARSHISKDDPDFCRAASESEFDIQLTCQPPNSPDLNVLDLGFFNAIQSLQQKEPVKSIDELVGAVQKAFDEFSTVQSNKIFSTLQSCMIEIMKINGSNKYKIPHMKKDMLYKQGGIPVQMSCDSSLVQEVTEYLQNYDS, from the exons ATGGCAGATGAAAATG AGTCGGTGATAAGTGAAAGTTCTAAAAAACGGGGTTTCCTGAATAACGAAGATAGAAAGGCTATATGTCAAATATTGCTTTGCTCTAGTGATGCTAATGGAAATCTAATTGGAACTGGAGTAGTAGAACGGGTAGCGGCATCATACAATGTTCATAGAAGTGTTATTTATCGCATATGGAAACAATTAAAGGACACAGGTAATGTTTGTCATAATAGAACACAAAATTGTGGAAGGAAACGAGTTCAATTAGATTTGGAGTTAATGCGTCAAGTTCCATTATCAAAACGGTCAACCTATCGATCTCTCGCTTGTGCTCTAAATATTCCTAAGACATCATTGGTAAGGTTGCATAAGGTCGGAGTGATACGACGGCATACAAACACACTTAAGCCTTATTTAAAAGAGGATAACATGATTGCTCGTTTAAGGTTTTGTTTGTCGATGATTGACAAAAATAGCTTACCTCATGATCTGAAGTTTATTTCTATGCATAATATTGTGTTCATCGATGAGAAGTGGTTTTATATTACCAGGAATAAAGTTACTAATTACTTGCATGTGGATGAAGAAGAGCCACATAGAACCTGTAAAAGCAAAAATTTTATAAGTAAAGTTATGTTCTTATGTGCAGTAACTAGACCAAGGTTTGACAATGAAGAAAATGAGACATACTCTGGAAAAATTGGTATATTTCCTTTTGTGTATGAACAACCCGCAAGAAGGAGTAGTGTCAACAGAGTTGCGGGGACAATAGAAACAAAGCATATAGCTTCTGTTACAAGAGAGGTGAACAAAGCATACTTGATCAATAAAGTTCTACCTGCCATTGAGAACATGTGGCCAAGAGAAGATGTAGGGAAGAAAATCTTTATTCAGCAAGATAATGCAAGGTCACATATTAGTAAAGATGATCCGGATTTTTGTCGTGCGGCAAGTGAAAGTGAGTTTGATATTCAATTGACATGTCAACCCCCTAATTCACCAGATTTGAATGTCTTAGACTTAGGCTTTTTCAATGCCATTCAATCTTTACAGCAAAAGGAACCGGTAAAGTCAATTGATGAGCTTGTTGGTGCAGTTCAAAAAGCATTTGATGAGTTTTCTACTGTGCAATCCAACAAAATTTTTAGCACTCTTCAATCATGCATGATTGAAATAATGAAGATAAATGGATCTAACAAGTATAAAATTCCCCATATGAAGAAAGACATGCTATATAAACAAGGTGGCATACCGGTTCAAATGAGTTGTGATTCTTCACTGGTACAAGAAGTCACTGAATATCTTCAAAATTATGATTCTTAA